The segment aaataaaaaaaatacaataaaagaaaacaatgaaataattttaaagtaATACTTTATCTTATTATACAAAgacaaaatttttaaaaagacttataaattatatatatatatatatatatatatttagttaTAGAATAatcttattctttttattatactcaatatatttatatgcgcaagaattaatttttttttttttttttttttttttttttttttttttttattttaacaaaaacgataaattatatttctatattatattcaaatctatatttatctatttattataatatatttaaaataaatcataaatTCAATATagacattatttatatatttaaaaattaaaatataatatttttttatataaaaaaaaaaaatacaaaaaaaaaatttacttttaagattttctttaatataataaagaaaaaaaaattttaaataattaaaaaaaaaaaaaaaaattaaataaattgttctaatatttttctatacttttttaatatatgataaaataataaatatttccaaaaatatatatttacataagttaaattatttacctaataatataatccataaataatatattcttaaaatatGCCTAGAACAGAtaatagaaaagaaaaaaataaaataatataatatatatttttttttattttttcataagaataatattatttatatatatattacgaCTTAAGAATCTCAAGagttattttattcttttcccCATTTCGTGATATGAAttttctataatatatatgtacatatataatatgtcgTTAttaattgaaatatatataataaattatataaaattatgcaTACTTTATAATTCAATCAAACTAtacttattataataatatacatattatacattatattatatgtataatatatattttcttttttacctatttaattaataaatcattgaaaatatataaaatatttagaatatcatattataaatatatcgtattgtaaaaatttatataaatattcacattaaaatatctatatttcttttttttttcattaattttaattaatatactATTTtctaatcaaaaaaaaaaaaaaaaaaaattacttttttttattattaaactataaaaatataattatatttttaaatgttatactgaataataaataaattattgttgatacaaatttaaaaaaatatattaaaaatgatattatatgtgttactataaataaataaataaatatatgtaatatatatatatatatatatatatatatatatataatagtgtAAATTTTTGTATCTAACTTTCAAatgtttaatttatatatatatattaaatatatttaattatatatgtgttacatatattattataatctaatttattaaaacgaTTCTTCAAgttgtatatattacatattttattcatttttacattttaaaaattcataATTAAATTTCAGTGATGTGCTATTTAATTGAAAAATCTAcattagaaaaataaaataaaataaaataaaataaaaaaggaaaatgtaggataattcaaaaatggaaatataaaaatttgtaAAAGTTAGTATTTACATTTCATTAATtcaatatatcaaataaaaataaaaataaaaacaaaaaaatatatatatataatattgaaataataatactatttTTTTGAGAACCATGGATGAGAAATTAAATCATTTAAATTGAGATTCTTTCGACATTCTAGATCCAATAATtgctataaaaaaaaatatatgtatataaatatatatatatatatatatatatatattattaaggaTTTAATATGCTACCCTTAGTATTATCTTCAATTCTTTAGGCCAAAAAAATGTAGTCCAGAATTTATTAAAGTTCATATTAGACTTTGagtattttaaataatcctTATCCTGTAAAGGATCTGATTTATACCACAAATAACCATTATTCCAAATAGCTATAAAAAGAATACCAagcatatatttatctacACAACTAacatcaaaataatattgttttctttcttcatcatcatacatattttttaagtatTCAAAAGGATAATCCACATTCTCCTTTATATAAATCTTTACCAAATCCCAACATTCAGGGGGAATATATCTTGTTTTCCCAACACTAGGTATACACGATTCAAAGAGACataaatttttcatttttttggtATGCCTTAAATAATAGCTATATTTTGGTGTACTTTTAGAAAAGTCACACAAACGCATATCTCCATTTTttgatattaatatattatctattGAGAAATCCAAATGACAAATTCCTACTTGATGTAACTTGTTAATTAATTTTAGACATTCAAgcataattttctttttgtcattttttttaaacttaTATGTTTTCTTATTacgtatattatatatgtaattttcTAAATCTTCACCAAAAAATTCGGATATCATAACAACGTATCCAATCATATTCATCTTTAAATGTTCTCTTagtaaattattaaatatattaatatcattaatattttcaaaacAAGAAATGCTTTTaagattaaaataataatgtggttcatataataatctaTAAAATTTGGGGCATATATTAGgataatattcatttaaaaaagataatacaATTGCTTCCATAACAAAATTTTCACCATTTTCTATAAATTCACCATTATACATTTGCATCATTTCAAATTGTTTCAACCATATATCTATcggaattttttttataaataattttaattcactttttttattaacattattatatgatattcttgtttcaaatattttatgaattctctcttttttattacaaaaagaATTTAATGGAAGATATGTTAAATTCCATTCATCATAATTTACCCCTTTTATTTCAAATCGTTTTGAAAGATCCAAATATTTATTCAAACAGCGTATACCTAATTTCCAGTTATAAATAGGATTATTATTTGGTGAAAATTCTTCTAAATCTTCTAAAACATAATTTACATTttcaataatattttctttaaaataaggctcattataatatatttcatcttttataaataatttatttacatatgtaTCATGATTAAATTTCTCACAATTATGATTACAATATAAATtgttttcataatttttaatattatttatttctttatttaatttattcttttcatcaTTAATGTTTACCAAATATTTATcacttttaatattatcttttatgCAGGTATTATGAAATGTTGAGTTATTCAATGTTTCAATATCAGAACTATATTCACTTAAATATCGCGAGTTATTAAAATGTGTAAAAGAATTATAGTCATTATTAATTTGTATTACTCTAATAATCTAAAatgaatttaaataaataaaaataaataaataaatatatatatatatatatatccatacatatcatataatatatttatatatatacatacatcgATATGCATAACATAtaagatatttttatatatacatacacggacatccatataatataagatcaatatatatatatatatattatttttttgtaccaTAAAAAAGACGCATATTAATTCCATAATATGTTTATGGTAACatacaaaaatgtatatattttcattaaataattttaggtatatttatatactatacataaaattatactTAATCTTTTATGCTAAACTTTTTTTCAGTTCCTATTGTTTTAAATATACTAtgtaatttatatgtgtaatcatataaaataatgaaatcgaagaaatatattgaaaTTCAAATGAAACGTTTTATCAAATTCACATtctagaaataataaaaattgaattatattacatatatcacTTTcagattatataaaacattgaaATAGTTCCATATTCtaatacattaaaaaaaaaaaaaaaaaaaaagaaaatattattccatttttttaaaaaatactatattatattattaataaattacttataataaacattgaaaataatttatagtAGAAATgacaaatataaaagaatatataatactcaACAAAttaacatttattatatattctaattatttttatctgaatatataaatacttaAATCCTATGTCAATATATAaggttatatattataatacataataataacatgaaTAGTATATTACAAAGTTATgtgcatatataatttatttattaattcatttctatattcattattttattaatttcggaacataaatatacaattattttttctaaatatctttttaattaattatagaataataataattatttataatattgcaATTAtttcacaaatatatatatatatatatcattctCTTCTATAATATAGAAGTCCTTAAAACATTGTATTATTAcactacaaaaaaaaaaaaaaaaaaaaaaaaaaaaaaacaattatgaataaaaaattttaatataaacaaaataataatttagacGCATTACTAAcgttaattataatttatagaaACATGAAAGAATTACATAATTTTATCTAGTAAACCAAGGATCATTAATCAaatcatttaaatttaaatttttccTACGATCTAAATCCAATAAttgctaaaaaaaaaaaaaaaaaaaaaaaaatatgtatacttaaatatatatatatatatatatatatatatatattatattacttaATGTTTTAATATCTTACCCTTAGAATTCTCTTCAATTTTTTAGGCCAAAAAAGTGTGgtccatattttattaaaattcatATTACACTTCttgtattttaaataatttatatctatTATTGGATCGGATATATACCATAAATAACTATTATTCCAAATAGCTATAAAAACAATTCCAAGCATATATTTATCTGCACAAGAAacatcaaaataatattttttcctttcttcttcatcagtAATTTCTTGTAAATATTCAAAAGGAAATTTTGTTCCCACTTCTACGTAACGTTTTTCCACGTCCCAACATTCAGGAGggacatacatatattttccaATAGTAGTAATACATGATtgaaataaacataaactatccattttttttgtatgtcTTAAATAATAACTATACATTGGAGTACATTTAGCAAAATCACACAATCTCATATCACCATTTTttgatattaatatattatctaatGTAAAATCCAAATGACATATTCCTGCTTGatgtaatttattaattaattttaaagattcaaataaaagtttttttttattctttttacgacttttaaatattttcttattatttacagTACATAAATATGTTTCTAAATCTTCACCAAATGATTCTGATaccattaatatatatccacTCATATTCATTCTTAAACGATCacttaataatttattaaataagctgatgtcatttatattattcattgatgaattattttcatctatATAGTAATTATCCGGATTAAATAATAACTTATAAAATTTTGGACCTATACCAGGATGATAAGCacttaaaaatgataatacaaTTGCTTCCATTACAAAATTTTCtgcacatataatatattcaccATTATATGTATCCATCATTTCAAATTGTTTCAACCACATATCTATAggtattctttttataaataattttaattctctt is part of the Plasmodium falciparum 3D7 genome assembly, chromosome: 9 genome and harbors:
- a CDS encoding serine/threonine protein kinase, FIKK family, with protein sequence MELICVFFMIIRVIQINNDYNSFTHFNNSRYLSEYSSDIETLNNSTFHNTCIKDNIKSDKYLVNINDEKNKLNKEINNIKNYENNLYCNHNCEKFNHDTYVNKLFIKDEIYYNEPYFKENIIENVNYVLEDLEEFSPNNNPIYNWKLGIRCLNKYLDLSKRFEIKGVNYDEWNLTYLPLNSFCNKKERIHKIFETRISYNNVNKKSELKLFIKKIPIDIWLKQFEMMQMYNGEFIENGENFVMEAIVLSFLNEYYPNICPKFYRLLYEPHYYFNLKSISCFENINDINIFNNLLREHLKMNMIGYVVMISEFFGEDLENYIYNIRNKKTYKFKKNDKKKIMLECLKLINKLHQVGICHLDFSIDNILISKNGDMRLCDFSKSTPKYSYYLRHTKKMKNLCLFESCIPSVGKTRYIPPECWDLVKIYIKENVDYPFEYLKNMYDDEERKQYYFDVSCVDKYMLGILFIAIWNNGYLWYKSDPLQDKDYLKYSKSNMNFNKFWTTFFWPKELKIILRQLLDLECRKNLNLNDLISHPWFSKK
- a CDS encoding serine/threonine protein kinase, FIKK family — protein: MEFLYFIFQVLSLIRINQNTVFYRSLKKCRYLSEIIIENVTSTKLYSDDCYDKNGVINDNNYVLKNTYDEYESYKRIKKIKQCKNILKENKLSESILPESTLPESTLPESTLAESTLAESTLAESTLAESEFSKYKLSNDTINENLESHLYLNSSPSTSHSMYYHDSKCNENINESNNATNELMEKSVSIKYPIYNWELGKACLSKYLGHSNNYFLNGVKFDEWKLVSFRDRYYNERKGRVHKILKTKITGNDGNNKRELKLFIKRIPIDMWLKQFEMMDTYNGEYIICAENFVMEAIVLSFLSAYHPGIGPKFYKLLFNPDNYYIDENNSSMNNINDISLFNKLLSDRLRMNMSGYILMVSESFGEDLETYLCTVNNKKIFKSRKKNKKKLLFESLKLINKLHQAGICHLDFTLDNILISKNGDMRLCDFAKCTPMYSYYLRHTKKMDSLCLFQSCITTIGKYMYVPPECWDVEKRYVEVGTKFPFEYLQEITDEEERKKYYFDVSCADKYMLGIVFIAIWNNSYLWYISDPIIDINYLKYKKCNMNFNKIWTTLFWPKKLKRILRQLLDLDRRKNLNLNDLINDPWFTR